The window TTCACCCTGGACCTGGGAAGCCTCGAGGCGGCAAGCCGCTTCCTCGGGGCCATCCGCCTCCTCAAGGCGCCCAATGTGGGGGACGCCCGCACCCTGTTGGTCCACCCCTGGACCACCACCCACAGCCGCCTCAAGGAGGAGGCCCGCCTCGAGGCCGGGGTCACCCCGGGGCTCATCCGGGTTTCCGTGGGCTTGGAGGACGCAAAGGACCTCCTCGCCCTCTTCCAGGAGGCCTTGACCGCCGTTTAGGGGGGCCGGTCCCCGCGGTGGGGGCCAAGCCCCCCTCAGACCACCCAAACCCCCCGCCGCATAAGGGGGATGCGGGTGCCGTCCTGGTAAAGCCCGTCCACGTCCACCTCCTCCGAGCCGATCATCCAGTCTATGTGGACCAGGCTCTCGTTGCCGCCCCGCTGGCGGAAGGCTTCCCCTGAGGGGCGGCCCTCGAGGGTTTCCGCATACGCCTGGCCGAAGGCGATGTGGCTGGCGGCGTTCTCGTCAAAGAGGGTATCGAAGAAAACGAGGCCCGTTTTGGCGATGGGGTTGTCGGCGGAAACCAGGGCCACCTCCCCTAGCCGCCGGGCTCCCTCGTCGGTGGAAAGCACCCTTAGGAGCACCTCCTCGCCCGTCTTTGCCCCCACCTCCACCGCCACACCTCTCTCGAACCGGGCCCAGATGCCCTCCACCAAGGTGCCCCCCAGGGCCAGGGGCCGGCTTGCCCGCACCACCCCTTCCACCCGCTCCCGGTGGGGCGCGGTGAAGACTTCCTCCGTGGGCAGGTTGGGGTTGCAAAGCCGCCCCTGTTTCGTGGGCGTGGCCCCGCCCTGCCAGAGGTGCCCTTCCGCCAGGCCCACCACCAGGTCGGTGCCGGGGCCTTGGAAGTGAAGGGCATGGAAGCGGCGGGCGTTCAGGTAGGCCACCTTCTCGTGCAGGAAGCGGTTGTGGGCCTCCCAGGCGGCGATGGGGTCCTCCTGGTCCACCCGTGTGGCCTGGAAGATGGCCTGCCAAAGCCGCTTGACGGCCTCCACCTCGGGGAGCTCTGGGAAGACCGCCTTGGCCCACCCCGGGTGGGCGAAGGGGACGATGGTCCAGTTGGTGACGAACTCGGTGATGGCTTCCAAGGCCGGCTTGTAGGCCCGGGCATTGGCCTGCTGCGCCCGGCCCACCCGCTCGGGGGGAAGGCCTTCTAGAGCCTTGGGGTCATTGCCGGAAACGGCAAGCCGCGCCGCCCCTTCCCGGAAGGCCTTGGCCATGCCCTCGTAAAGCCAGGCGGGGGCCTTGTCCAAGCCCTCTTCCGGGGCCAGGGAAAGGCGCTTGCGGGAAAGGGCGTTGTCCCCATAAAGCACGGTGAAGAGGCTTGCCCCCTCCCGGTAGGCCTTTTCCGCCAGGAGGCGGACGAAGTCTAACGCCTCGATGGGGGCGGTGGCGATGACCTCCTGCCCCTTTTCCAGGTTGAGGCCCACGCGGATGGCGAGCTCGGCTAGCTTCTCCAGGGGTTCCCTAAAGGCGTCCACGCCCCCAAGTCTTTCCCCCCAAAGGCCTCCCGTCAAGCCCGGGGGCAGGCCCGGGGCCGGCCGAGGAGGAGGGCCAGGCCCGCCAGGAGCAAGAGGAAGGGGCGGATGTCGGGAAGGGCGAAGGCGAGGAGGAGCAGGACCAGGGCCAGGAGGTAGCGCACCCAAGCGGCCATACTCCCATCTTACCTTCGTGGACCTGGGACATTCCTCACCCCTCCTTGGGGCTAAGGTGGAAGCGAGGTGAAGCCTATGCGTCCCATTACCGTGGACGGGAACGAGGCGGTAGCCCGGGTGGCCTACCGCCTTTCCGAGGTCATCGCCATCTACCCCATCACCCCCTCGAGCCCCATGGCCGAACTTTCCGACGAGTGGGCGGCCAGGGGGGAGCCCAACCTCTTCGGCCTGGTGCCCAAGGTGGTGGAGATGCAGTCCGAAGGGGGGGCGGCGGGGGCCTTGCACGGGGCCTTGCAGGAGGGCGCCTTGGCCACCACCTTCACCGCAAGCCAAGGCTTGCTCCTCATGATCCCCGACATGTACAAGATCGCCGGGCAGGCCCTGCCCGGGGTGATCCACGTGGCCGCTCGAGCCCTGGCCACCCACGCCCTTTCCATCTTCGGCGACCACCAGGACCTCTACGCCGTGCGCTCCACCGGCTTTGGCATCTTGGTTTCCGACTCGGTGCAGGCGGCGCAGGACCTGGCGGCCATCGCCCACGTGGCGGCCCTTCAGGCCAGCCTTCCCGTCCTCCATGCCATGGACGGCTTCCGCACCTCCCACGAGGTGCAGAAGATCCAACCCCTTTCCGATAAGGAGCTAAAGGAACTGTTCCCCTTTGCCGCCTTGGATGCCTTCCGCAGGCGGGCCCTCACCCCTGAGGCCCCGGTGATCCGGGGCACGGCGCAAAACCCGGACCATTACTTTCAAAACCGCGAGGCCATCAACCCCTACTACCAGCGCTTCCCCCAGGTGGTGAAGGAGGCCATGGACCGCTTCGCCCGGGTGACGGGGCGGCGCTACGCCCCTTACGAGTACTTCGGCCACCCCGAAGCGGAGCGGGTGGTGGTGGTCATGGGCTCCGCTTCCTTGGCGGTGGAGGAGGCGGTGGAGTACCTCCTCAAGCGGGGCGAGAAGGTGGGCATGGTGCGGGTCCGCCTCTACCGCCCCTTCCACCTGGAGGACTTCCTGGCGGCCTTCCCCAAAAGCGTGCGCCGGGTGGCGGTTTTGGACCGGGGCAAGGAGCCTGGGGCGGTGGGGGAGCCCCTCTTCCAGGAGGTGGCGGCGGCCTTCGCCCTGAAAGGCGGGGAGGTCCCCCTCTTGGTGGGCGGGCGCTATGGGCTTTCCTCCAAGGAGTTCACCCCCGCCATGGCCCTGGGGCTTTACGAGGCGCTAAAAGGGGAAAGGCCCCGCCACGGCTTTACCCTCGGTATTCAGGACGACGTGTCCCACACCAGCCTCCCGTATCCCGAGGTGGACTTCGAAGACCCGGCCTCGGTGCGGGCGGTCTTCTTCGCCTTGGGGGCGGACGGGACGGTTTCCGCCAACAAGAACACCATCAAGATCATCGGGGAGGAAACGCCCCTTTACGCTCAAGGCTACTTCGTCTACGACTCTAAAAAGTCCGGCTCCCGCACCATCAGCCACCTGCGCTTTGGCCCCAACCCCTTGAACAAGCCCTACCTCATCCGGAGGGCCAACTTCGTGGGCATCCACCAGTGGGGATTTTTGGAGCGGTTCCCCATGCTGGAGGTGGCGGAGGAAAACGCCACCGTTCTCCTCAATAGCCCCTACCCCAAGGAAGAGGTCTGGGACCACTTGCCCAGGCCCGTGCAGGAGGAGATCCTGCGCAAGAACCTCAAGGTCTACGTGGTGAACGCCTACGAGCTTGCCCGCAAGGTGGGGCTTCCGGGCCGCATCAATGTCCTCATGCAGGCGGCCTTCTTCAAGCTCTCCGGGGTCTTGCCCGAGGAGGATGCCAAGGCCCGTATCAAAAAGGCCATAGAAAAGACCTATGGCAAGCGGGGGAGAAGCGTCTTGGAGAAGAACTTTCAAGCGGTGGAGCTGGGCTTCCAGGCGGTGGAGCCCCTCCCCATTCCCGGGCGCATCACCTCGGAAAAGGGCCTGGTATCCCCGATGGTGGGGGACCCCCCTCCTTTCGTCAAGGAGGTCCTGGGCCCCATCGCCTTAGGCCTAGGGGATACCCTGCCCGTTTCCGCCTTCCCCATAGACGGCACCTACCCCACGGGCACCGCCCGCTACGAGAAGCGGGGCATCGCCGAGTTCGTGCCCACCTGGGACCCCGAGGTATGCGTGCAGTGCGGGAAGTGCGTCTTGGTCTGTCCCCATGCCGTGGTGCGGGCCAAGGTGGTGCCGGAGGAGGCTTTGGTGGGTGCCCCGGAAGGCTTTCCCCACCGCAAGGCCATGTGGAAGGAGCTTTCTGGGGAGTTTGTCCTGGCCATAAGCCCCGACGACTGCACGGGGTGCTCCTTGTGCGTGGAGGTCTGCCCGGCCAAGGACAAGCGCAACCCAAGCCGGAAGGCCTTGAACCTGGCGCCCCGCCTCGAGGTCCGGGAGGCCATGAACCGGCACTGGGACTTCTTTTTGGCCCTACCGGAAACGCCCCGTGCTGGCCTTAAGCTCCACACCGTTAAGGACGTGCAGCTCCTGGAGCCCCTCTTTGAGTTCCCCGGGGCCTGCGCCGGGTGCGGGGAAACCCCGTACCTTAGGCTCCTCTCCCAGCTCTTTGGCGACCGCCTCATCGTGGCCAACGCCACGGGGTGTAGCTCCATCTACGGCGGCAACCTACCCACCACGCCTTGGAGCAAGAACAAGGAAGGCCGGGGCCCCGCCTGGGCCAACTCCCTCTTTGAGGACAACGCTGAGTTCGGCCTAGGCATGCGCCTGGCCCTGGACAAGAAGGCGGAGCACGCCAAAAAGCTCCTTCCCGAGTTCCGTGGGGTGCTGGGGGAGGACCTGGTGGCGCGGCTTCTTGCCGAGGTGGGCCCGGAAGGCGTAGCGGAGCGGCGGAAGGATGTGGCCCTGTTGCGGGAGCGGCTTCAGGGGCTGGATGACCCAAGGGCGAGGGACCTCCTGGCGGTAGCCGATGCCCTCATCCCTCACTCGGTCTGGATCGTGGGCGGGGACGGGTGGGCTTATGACATCGGCTACGGGGGGCTGGACCACGTCCTGGCCTCGGGGGCCAAGGTGAGGGTCTTGGTCCTGGACACGGAGGTCTACTCCAACACCGGGGGTCAGGCCTCCAAGGCCACGGGCCTCGGGGCGGTGGCCAAGTTCGCCATGGCGGGCAAGCCCAGCCCCAAGAAGGACCTGGCCTTCATGGCCATGAGCTACGGCCACGTGTACGTGGCCCAGATCGCCATGGGGGCGAACGACGCCCACACCCTGCGGGCCTTCTTGGAGGCGGAGGCCCACGAGGGCCCCGCCCTCCTCATCGCTTACAGCCATTGCATCGCCCACGGCATCGACATGGCCAAGGGCATGGACCACCAGAAGCTGGCGGAGCGCTCGGGGTACTGGCCGCTGTTCCGGTACATACCCGGGGAGGGTTTGAAGCTGGACTCCAAGCCCCCCACCTTACCCCTCCGGGATTACTTCTATGCGGAAAACCGCTACCGCCTTCTCCTCCAGACCCACCCCGAGGAGGCCGAGGCCTTCTTGAAGGCGGCGGAGGAGGCGGTGCGGGCGCGGTGGGAAAGGCTAGAGCGGCTAGCGGGCCAGACGGCCATTCCGGCGAGCTAGGAGGGCGGCATGGACCTGAAGACCACGTATTTGGGTTTGGAACTGGAACACCCCTTGGTGGCTTCCGCTTCCCCCCTTACGGAGAAGTTGGAGGGATTTTTACGGCTGGAGGACGGGGGGGCAGCGGCCATCGTCATGCACTCCCTCTTCGAGGAGCAGGTGACCCTCGAGGAGGAGATGCTGGACCACTACCTGCACTACGGGCACGAAAGCTACGCCGAGGCCCTCACCTACTTCCCCCGGGCCCACGAGTACCGCCTGACCCCGGAGCGGCACCTGGACCTCCTCTCCCGGGCCAAGGAGCGGGTTTCCGTGCCCATCATCGCAAGCCTCAACGGCATTAGCCCTGGGGGCTGGGTGGAGTACGCCCGGCTCCTGGAGGAAGCGGGGGCGGACGCCATCGAGCTCAACCTCTACTACATCCCCACCGACCCCGCCCTCTCGGGGGCCGAGGTGGAGGAGGTGTACCTGTCCACCATCCGGGCGGTGGTGGAGGCGGTGCGGGTGCCGGTGGCGGTGAAGGTGGGCCACGCCTTCACCGCCTTCGCCCACTTCGCCAAGCGGGTGGAAGCCACGGGGGCCAAGGCCTTGGTCCTCTTTAACCGCTTTTACCAGCCGGACTTTGACTTGGAAACCCTGTCCGTGGTCCCCACCCTTTCCCTGTCCCGGCCCTACGAGGCGCTGTTGCGCCTCCACTGGATTGCCCTGCTGTACGGTCGAGTGGGCCTGGAGCTGGCCTTAACCGGGGGTGTCCACACGGGCAAGGAGGCGGTGAAGGGCCTTTTGGCCGGGGCCCAGGTGGTGATGATGACCTCGGCCATCTTGGAAAGGGGCCCGGCCCAC is drawn from Thermus sp. LT1-2-5 and contains these coding sequences:
- a CDS encoding aminopeptidase; this encodes MDAFREPLEKLAELAIRVGLNLEKGQEVIATAPIEALDFVRLLAEKAYREGASLFTVLYGDNALSRKRLSLAPEEGLDKAPAWLYEGMAKAFREGAARLAVSGNDPKALEGLPPERVGRAQQANARAYKPALEAITEFVTNWTIVPFAHPGWAKAVFPELPEVEAVKRLWQAIFQATRVDQEDPIAAWEAHNRFLHEKVAYLNARRFHALHFQGPGTDLVVGLAEGHLWQGGATPTKQGRLCNPNLPTEEVFTAPHRERVEGVVRASRPLALGGTLVEGIWARFERGVAVEVGAKTGEEVLLRVLSTDEGARRLGEVALVSADNPIAKTGLVFFDTLFDENAASHIAFGQAYAETLEGRPSGEAFRQRGGNESLVHIDWMIGSEEVDVDGLYQDGTRIPLMRRGVWVV
- the nifJ gene encoding pyruvate:ferredoxin (flavodoxin) oxidoreductase, translated to MRPITVDGNEAVARVAYRLSEVIAIYPITPSSPMAELSDEWAARGEPNLFGLVPKVVEMQSEGGAAGALHGALQEGALATTFTASQGLLLMIPDMYKIAGQALPGVIHVAARALATHALSIFGDHQDLYAVRSTGFGILVSDSVQAAQDLAAIAHVAALQASLPVLHAMDGFRTSHEVQKIQPLSDKELKELFPFAALDAFRRRALTPEAPVIRGTAQNPDHYFQNREAINPYYQRFPQVVKEAMDRFARVTGRRYAPYEYFGHPEAERVVVVMGSASLAVEEAVEYLLKRGEKVGMVRVRLYRPFHLEDFLAAFPKSVRRVAVLDRGKEPGAVGEPLFQEVAAAFALKGGEVPLLVGGRYGLSSKEFTPAMALGLYEALKGERPRHGFTLGIQDDVSHTSLPYPEVDFEDPASVRAVFFALGADGTVSANKNTIKIIGEETPLYAQGYFVYDSKKSGSRTISHLRFGPNPLNKPYLIRRANFVGIHQWGFLERFPMLEVAEENATVLLNSPYPKEEVWDHLPRPVQEEILRKNLKVYVVNAYELARKVGLPGRINVLMQAAFFKLSGVLPEEDAKARIKKAIEKTYGKRGRSVLEKNFQAVELGFQAVEPLPIPGRITSEKGLVSPMVGDPPPFVKEVLGPIALGLGDTLPVSAFPIDGTYPTGTARYEKRGIAEFVPTWDPEVCVQCGKCVLVCPHAVVRAKVVPEEALVGAPEGFPHRKAMWKELSGEFVLAISPDDCTGCSLCVEVCPAKDKRNPSRKALNLAPRLEVREAMNRHWDFFLALPETPRAGLKLHTVKDVQLLEPLFEFPGACAGCGETPYLRLLSQLFGDRLIVANATGCSSIYGGNLPTTPWSKNKEGRGPAWANSLFEDNAEFGLGMRLALDKKAEHAKKLLPEFRGVLGEDLVARLLAEVGPEGVAERRKDVALLRERLQGLDDPRARDLLAVADALIPHSVWIVGGDGWAYDIGYGGLDHVLASGAKVRVLVLDTEVYSNTGGQASKATGLGAVAKFAMAGKPSPKKDLAFMAMSYGHVYVAQIAMGANDAHTLRAFLEAEAHEGPALLIAYSHCIAHGIDMAKGMDHQKLAERSGYWPLFRYIPGEGLKLDSKPPTLPLRDYFYAENRYRLLLQTHPEEAEAFLKAAEEAVRARWERLERLAGQTAIPAS
- a CDS encoding dihydroorotate dehydrogenase-like protein → MDLKTTYLGLELEHPLVASASPLTEKLEGFLRLEDGGAAAIVMHSLFEEQVTLEEEMLDHYLHYGHESYAEALTYFPRAHEYRLTPERHLDLLSRAKERVSVPIIASLNGISPGGWVEYARLLEEAGADAIELNLYYIPTDPALSGAEVEEVYLSTIRAVVEAVRVPVAVKVGHAFTAFAHFAKRVEATGAKALVLFNRFYQPDFDLETLSVVPTLSLSRPYEALLRLHWIALLYGRVGLELALTGGVHTGKEAVKGLLAGAQVVMMTSAILERGPAHFRTVLAELKAFMEEKEYASVAEMRGVMSYQKVAEPAALERANYLKVLGSYRLLP